The following proteins are co-located in the Acanthochromis polyacanthus isolate Apoly-LR-REF ecotype Palm Island chromosome 7, KAUST_Apoly_ChrSc, whole genome shotgun sequence genome:
- the egr3 gene encoding early growth response protein 3 isoform X2, which produces MDLGMGNEKATSEIQYGSSFQSNRSGQTVTYLGKFAFDTPPSGGIGGSGWCSDNNIISLVSAGILGVSPSPGTVTTQTSSSAASMGGQTSDMEQVYGPPLPAYSTCSDLYQDQVSFHHSPATSTALAYPGNDYHSTSKASMDGSLFSMIPDYNLFHHQGEVGVMEHKPFQSMDPIRVNPPPITPLETIRAFKDKQQIHPGFIGGQQHPPQHHPPPQTLTLKPIRPRKYPNRPSKTPVHERPHACPAENCDRRFSRSDELTRHLRIHTGHKPFQCRICMRSFSRSDHLTTHIRTHTGEKPFSCEFCGRKFARSDERKRHAKVHLKQKDKKPADKSSGAAGSHSSPPSSCGGPTVGTS; this is translated from the coding sequence ATGGATCTGGGCATGGGGAACGAGAAAGCAACCTCAGAGATTCAGTATGGATCCAGCTTCCAGTCCAACCGCAGCGGGCAGACTGTCACCTATCTGGGGAAGTTTGCCTTTGACACTCCTCCTTCAGGTGGCATCGGCGGCTCCGGCTGGTGCTCTGATAACAATATCATCAGCCTCGTCAGCGCAGGGATCCTAGGTGTTTCTCCATCCCCCGGCACTGTAACGACGCAGACATCATCCTCCGCAGCCAGCATGGGCGGACAGACGTCAGATATGGAGCAGGTATATGGTCCGCCACTGCCTGCCTATTCCACCTGCAGTGACCTGTACCAGGATCAGGTCTCCTTCCACCACAGTCCTGCCACCAGCACGGCTCTAGCCTACCCCGGCAATGACTATCACTCCACATCCAAAGCCTCCATggatggcagccttttctccaTGATCCCCGACTACAACCTTTTCCATCATCAGGGGGAGGTTGGCGTGATGGAGCACAAGCCCTTCCAGAGCATGGACCCCATCCGAGTCAACCCTCCGCCCATCACGCCCCTGGAGACCATCAGAGCGTTCAAAGACAAGCAGCAGATTCACCCAGGTTTCATCGGCGGGCAGCAACACCCGCCTCAGCACCACCCCCCGCCACAGACTCTCACCCTCAAACCCATCCGACCACGGAAGTACCCCAACCGGCCCAGCAAAACCCCCGTCCACGAACGGCCGCACGCCTGTCCGGCAGAGAACTGTGACAGACGCTTCTCGCGCTCGGACGAGCTCACACGTCACCTTCGCATCCACACAGGTCACAAACCCTTCCAGTGTCGAATATGCATGCGCTCCTTCAGCCGGAGTGACCATCTGACCACGCACATTCGCAcgcacacaggtgagaaacccTTCTCCTGTGAGTTCTGTGGACGCAAATTTGCCAGGAGCGACGAGCGAAAGAGACATGCAAAGGTTCACCTGAAACAGAAGGACAAGAAGCCAGCCGACAAGAGCAGTGGGGCGGCTGGGAGCCACAGCTCGCCGCCCAGCTCCTGTGGGGGGCCAACAGTGGGAACATCATGA
- the egr3 gene encoding early growth response protein 3 isoform X1 — translation MTGKLADKIPLTMSSLINTIPDSLYPEEDIPTSMNIFTSTESINHYSQMNTDNIMDLGMGNEKATSEIQYGSSFQSNRSGQTVTYLGKFAFDTPPSGGIGGSGWCSDNNIISLVSAGILGVSPSPGTVTTQTSSSAASMGGQTSDMEQVYGPPLPAYSTCSDLYQDQVSFHHSPATSTALAYPGNDYHSTSKASMDGSLFSMIPDYNLFHHQGEVGVMEHKPFQSMDPIRVNPPPITPLETIRAFKDKQQIHPGFIGGQQHPPQHHPPPQTLTLKPIRPRKYPNRPSKTPVHERPHACPAENCDRRFSRSDELTRHLRIHTGHKPFQCRICMRSFSRSDHLTTHIRTHTGEKPFSCEFCGRKFARSDERKRHAKVHLKQKDKKPADKSSGAAGSHSSPPSSCGGPTVGTS, via the exons ATGACAGGGAAACTAGCGGACAAAATCCCTCTTACCATGAGCAGTTTAATAAACACGATCCCTGACAGTCTCTACCCAGAAGAGGACATCCCGACGTCTATGAATATTTTCACCAGTACGGAATCTATTAACCACTATTCACAGATGAACACAG ATAATATCATGGATCTGGGCATGGGGAACGAGAAAGCAACCTCAGAGATTCAGTATGGATCCAGCTTCCAGTCCAACCGCAGCGGGCAGACTGTCACCTATCTGGGGAAGTTTGCCTTTGACACTCCTCCTTCAGGTGGCATCGGCGGCTCCGGCTGGTGCTCTGATAACAATATCATCAGCCTCGTCAGCGCAGGGATCCTAGGTGTTTCTCCATCCCCCGGCACTGTAACGACGCAGACATCATCCTCCGCAGCCAGCATGGGCGGACAGACGTCAGATATGGAGCAGGTATATGGTCCGCCACTGCCTGCCTATTCCACCTGCAGTGACCTGTACCAGGATCAGGTCTCCTTCCACCACAGTCCTGCCACCAGCACGGCTCTAGCCTACCCCGGCAATGACTATCACTCCACATCCAAAGCCTCCATggatggcagccttttctccaTGATCCCCGACTACAACCTTTTCCATCATCAGGGGGAGGTTGGCGTGATGGAGCACAAGCCCTTCCAGAGCATGGACCCCATCCGAGTCAACCCTCCGCCCATCACGCCCCTGGAGACCATCAGAGCGTTCAAAGACAAGCAGCAGATTCACCCAGGTTTCATCGGCGGGCAGCAACACCCGCCTCAGCACCACCCCCCGCCACAGACTCTCACCCTCAAACCCATCCGACCACGGAAGTACCCCAACCGGCCCAGCAAAACCCCCGTCCACGAACGGCCGCACGCCTGTCCGGCAGAGAACTGTGACAGACGCTTCTCGCGCTCGGACGAGCTCACACGTCACCTTCGCATCCACACAGGTCACAAACCCTTCCAGTGTCGAATATGCATGCGCTCCTTCAGCCGGAGTGACCATCTGACCACGCACATTCGCAcgcacacaggtgagaaacccTTCTCCTGTGAGTTCTGTGGACGCAAATTTGCCAGGAGCGACGAGCGAAAGAGACATGCAAAGGTTCACCTGAAACAGAAGGACAAGAAGCCAGCCGACAAGAGCAGTGGGGCGGCTGGGAGCCACAGCTCGCCGCCCAGCTCCTGTGGGGGGCCAACAGTGGGAACATCATGA